The sequence CTTTCACAGAGCCTATCTCCGGCAACGCATCGAGCTGCTCCTTGCTGGCGGTATTGATATTCACCTTCTGCCCCGGTGCAAGCTTTGCCGATGCTGCACCGGAAGTTTTTGTCGGTGCTTTTTGCGGCGCGACTGCCGGTGATGGAGCAGGAGCCGGTGCTGCTGCTTTGGGGGCCGCAGGAGCCGCTTCAACCTTTACGCCGGAAGGCGGCGCCGGTTTCTTCTCAGGAGCGGCACTCGGAGCCGCGGCGGGCTTACCAACTGTCACGAATGGCTTTATACCTTCAATCGTCTTTTCTGGGACCCCGGCTTTCGAGAGATCGGCAACGGAACTGTACGGACGTCCCGCAATGATCTTCTTTGCTGTGGCTGGCCCAACGCCTTTGAGGCCTTCCAGTTCCTTCTCTGACGCCGTGTTCAGGTCGAGCAGAGGCTTCTGCGCCTGAGCATAGGCCGCACCCGCCGTTACCATCAGCACGAATGCGAACAGAACAGCGGAACGACAGAACCAACCAAGCCTGTCTCCTGCCCTCCCAGCACTTCTTGCCTTTGTCATTAGCATGGTAACCCCCTTTTTCCCGTTGTTGTGTGAATTCCAGGCTGCTACTCTTTTCCAATCAATTTATATCTGAGGGGAATTATGTTGTCAAACAGTTTTACAAGAACCTCAGCGCACATGTAAGCGCGTCATACACAGTCTTTCAATCGTGTCTCATGGCGCGTGCCAATAGGTCACTCGAGCTCTTTAAGCGTGTAGAGCAGGCCGCTCGACAAAGCGGTGAACATTCCAACGAGAAATATACCGATTCTGAAGCTCCAATAATCACCTGAGAGGCCTACCACGTATGGCACCACGCCTGTTCCGAGTATGCCGATGCTGACAACAAAGCCGGTAGCGTGTCCCCTCTGATCCCGGTCGAAAAGCTTAGCCAGAGCCACAAACCCCACAAGGAAGAAAGTCGGCGAGATGCAGGCCTGCAGAAACAAAAAGAGGGGTGTCCATCGCACGCTGCTTATCGCGAGGAGCATCGTCAGAATGCCGGTGGATGCCACCAGAAAGAAGCAAGCTCGCTTCAAGCTGAACCGGTCGACGAAGAAGCCGCTCACGATGGTGAGGATTGCGCCGCCGAGCCTGGAAAACCCAAAAATAGTGTTTGCATAATCGATGTTCAGTGAAAGCTCCTTCACAAGGTAAAGAGGGATTACCAGGTAGAGCCCGATGTTTGCTCCGGCAGAAAATATCCAGAGGATGCCCATGACCCAGATGGCCCTCTGCTTGAGAAGGCTTCCAATGAAAAAATGTTTCTCTTTGCCGAGTGTTACTTCATCGGTAACGAAGTAAAACAAGAGACCACAGAGAAGAAAGACTATTCCCGGCAACACAAATACTGCCCGCCATGGAAGAAGCGAGAGGATTCCGAGTGCTATGAAAGGGGCGGAAAAGACGCTGACCGACGGTGCAGAGCCGTGGATACCGATGGCTTTGCTCCATAGTCGCTCCTCATAATGATCGGTGATAAGAGGCATGACCGACGGCATGTAAACACCGAGCGCCACGCCGAGGATGAAAGCCAGAACGTAGTAGACTTCAAAAGTTCTCGCCAAGGAGAAGAGCAGCATGGTGACGCCCGACAGGATGGTAGACAGGAGAATCGATTTTTTCGGGCCCAGAAAGCTTGCCACTGTTCCGGCAAAGAATAGAGACAATCCATAGCCTATTCCGCTCACCGCGAGGATCGAGGCTGCCCTGCCGTGAGTGACGACGAATTCGTCTTCAATAAGTGGAAGCACGGGTGAGAAGATGCTTCTCGCTGTAAACGTCATGAACCAGACAAACCAGATGAACATGAGAAAGAAAAAGGCTTTACCGCGAAGCGAATCGAATTTTTTCACGGTTGCACTCGCTCCTCCAATCCTTTGACAAAGTAATAAAGACCGGATGAGAGCGCAGTAGCGATGCCGAGCACCAGAAAACCGAGCCTGAAGCTGACCAGATCCCCGCAGAGGCCCAGGAAGTAAGGAATCACAGCGGTGCCGATCACACCGAGTGTCACAATGAAACCGACTGCCTGCCCGCGTGTTTCGCGCTCGCACATTCTTGAAACAGCCACGAGAGAAACAGGCGGGAATCCTGCCGCCACACTGGCCTGAACAAATAGAAATATTTTCAGCCACCACAGGTCTTTGATCGCTACCAGCGCTGTGAATATGCCCGTCAAAAGAACCAGCACGAAAGCGATCTTCCTGGCGCGAAAACGGTCAACGAGGAACCCTGCCGTGATGCCGATCACGGCCGCTCCTATTCGCGAGATGCCGAAAACCGTGTTGGCGTATTTAATGCTGAGCGAGAGTTCCTTGGACAAATAGAGCGGCACCACGAAGTAGAGGCCCATCGTCGCCCCTGCCATGAAAATCCAGATTATCCCGATAAGCCAGAGGGATTTTGACTTCAGGACCTGGCTTGGGAAATACGTGCTCTTTCCGCCGACCGTCACTTCTTCCGAGACAAAGTAAAAGATTGCGGCAGACAGAAAATATGCTCCTGCAATGGCATCCAGCATGTACCGCCATGGCAAGATCAACAAAAGAATGACCGCGATGAAAGGGATGGCGGTCATGCTCAGCGCAGCGCCCGAGTCATGGACGGCAATTACTCTGCCCCAGAGTTTTTGATCATAGTACTCGGTCAGAAGCGGTATGGCAGCGGGCAGATACATGCCGGTGGCAAGACCAAGGAGAATACCTATTGGATAGAACAGATCGAACGTCTTGACCAGCGATGCTGCAACGCATGCCAGTCCAAGAAATGAGAGCGACATACAGACCGATTTTCTCGGGCCGACCAGCCTCGCATAGACTCCGGAAAAGAAAACCGAAGCGCCGTAGCCCACACCGATGAAGAGAAAGATACTGGTTGCCCGCGCGTGCAGGACGTGGAATTCGTCCTCGATGAGGGGCAGTATGGGCGACAGCACCGTTCTCCCCATGAAATTCATGAACCAGAGGAACCAGACGAAGAGAAGGAATGCGAGTGCTCTTCCTCGCAATGTGTCGAACCGTGCCACGAGTCTCAATCTACCCCAAGTGGAAGAATCTCTGCAATCAAAAATTGGGCCGTTTTGTTGAGAATAGAAGCACTATATGATAGACTCCAGCGATCTCACTTATGCCTTTCAGGAGGGAGAGTATGGAACTGCTGACGGCCATACGGGAAAGAAGAAGCGTAAGGAAGTATAAGAGCAAACCCGTGCCGGAGGAGATTCTCGCGGAAATCCTTAACGCTGCGAGACTTGCCCCTTCCTGGGCCAACACACAGACGTGGCGTTTCATCGTAGTGAAGGATCAGCAGGTTAAACAGCAGTTGCAGGAGACAATGAGGCCTGTAAACCCTTGCAGGGAAGCCTTTCTGCAGGCCCCGATTATCATCTGCGTCGTGTGCCAGAAAGGTCAGGCAGGCTGCAGGCAGGGAGAAGCCTTAACAAACAAAGGGGATACCTGGTACATGTTCGACGCAGGCCTCGCAATGGAGCACCTGGTGCTCGCCGCTTGGGATCAGGGCTTGGGCACGTGCCACGTGGGCTCCTTTGACGCAGCCAAAGCTGAAGAGATTCTCGGTGTGCCCCACGGTTATGCGATTGTGGAAATGACGCCGCTCGGTTACTTTGATGACCAGCCTGAAGCGCGGCCACGCAAACCCCTTGACGAAATCCTCTATCTCAACAAATACGGAGAAGCCTACACAAAATGAATGTACCCCTCATCGACCTCAAAGCCCAGTACAAGAAAGTAGAACGCCCGATTCTGAAGAAGCTCAAAGAAATTCTGTCCGAGCAGCGGCTGATACTTGGGAAGTACTGTTCCGGGCTGGAAGAAGCCATCGCAGGTTATGTCGGCGTTTCCCATGCGATATCCTGCGCCCACGGATCTGACGCGCTTATTCTCAGCCTCATGGCATTGGGTATCAAGGAGGGCGACGAGGTCATCACCACACCCTACACGTTTTTCTCCACGGCCAGCTCCATCCTCCTCCTTGGCGCTAAACCGGTTTTCGTCG comes from Syntrophorhabdales bacterium and encodes:
- a CDS encoding helix-hairpin-helix domain-containing protein, with protein sequence MLMTKARSAGRAGDRLGWFCRSAVLFAFVLMVTAGAAYAQAQKPLLDLNTASEKELEGLKGVGPATAKKIIAGRPYSSVADLSKAGVPEKTIEGIKPFVTVGKPAAAPSAAPEKKPAPPSGVKVEAAPAAPKAAAPAPAPSPAVAPQKAPTKTSGAASAKLAPGQKVNINTASKEQLDALPEIGSVKAQAIIDGRPYKKIEDIMKVKGIKQGTFDKIKDHITVD
- a CDS encoding MFS transporter, with the translated sequence MKKFDSLRGKAFFFLMFIWFVWFMTFTARSIFSPVLPLIEDEFVVTHGRAASILAVSGIGYGLSLFFAGTVASFLGPKKSILLSTILSGVTMLLFSLARTFEVYYVLAFILGVALGVYMPSVMPLITDHYEERLWSKAIGIHGSAPSVSVFSAPFIALGILSLLPWRAVFVLPGIVFLLCGLLFYFVTDEVTLGKEKHFFIGSLLKQRAIWVMGILWIFSAGANIGLYLVIPLYLVKELSLNIDYANTIFGFSRLGGAILTIVSGFFVDRFSLKRACFFLVASTGILTMLLAISSVRWTPLFLFLQACISPTFFLVGFVALAKLFDRDQRGHATGFVVSIGILGTGVVPYVVGLSGDYWSFRIGIFLVGMFTALSSGLLYTLKELE
- a CDS encoding MFS transporter; translated protein: MARFDTLRGRALAFLLFVWFLWFMNFMGRTVLSPILPLIEDEFHVLHARATSIFLFIGVGYGASVFFSGVYARLVGPRKSVCMSLSFLGLACVAASLVKTFDLFYPIGILLGLATGMYLPAAIPLLTEYYDQKLWGRVIAVHDSGAALSMTAIPFIAVILLLILPWRYMLDAIAGAYFLSAAIFYFVSEEVTVGGKSTYFPSQVLKSKSLWLIGIIWIFMAGATMGLYFVVPLYLSKELSLSIKYANTVFGISRIGAAVIGITAGFLVDRFRARKIAFVLVLLTGIFTALVAIKDLWWLKIFLFVQASVAAGFPPVSLVAVSRMCERETRGQAVGFIVTLGVIGTAVIPYFLGLCGDLVSFRLGFLVLGIATALSSGLYYFVKGLEERVQP
- a CDS encoding nitroreductase family protein, encoding MELLTAIRERRSVRKYKSKPVPEEILAEILNAARLAPSWANTQTWRFIVVKDQQVKQQLQETMRPVNPCREAFLQAPIIICVVCQKGQAGCRQGEALTNKGDTWYMFDAGLAMEHLVLAAWDQGLGTCHVGSFDAAKAEEILGVPHGYAIVEMTPLGYFDDQPEARPRKPLDEILYLNKYGEAYTK